From one Odontesthes bonariensis isolate fOdoBon6 chromosome 14, fOdoBon6.hap1, whole genome shotgun sequence genomic stretch:
- the LOC142398197 gene encoding tripartite motif-containing protein 16-like: protein MAKKRVKLDLESFSCSICLDVLKEPVTIPCGHSYCMNCIKTHWNGEDQKGIHSCPQCMKTFTPRPILEKSTMLVDFVEQLKKTGLQAAPADHCYAGAEDVACDFCSGRKLKAIKSCLSCLASYCKNHLQPHYDVAPFKKHKLVEPSKNLQENICSVHDEVMKMFCRTDQKSICYLCPVDEHKGHDTVSAAAERTERQRELEGSRQQIQQRIQDREKDVKLLQQQLEAIHQSADKTVEDSEKIFTELIRLLQKRSSDVKQQIRSQQEAEGSRVKVLQKKLEQEITELKRKDAELKQLSHTEDHSQFLLNYPSVSALRGSTHSPSIKIRPLRHFEDVTAAVSELRDKLQDILRDEWKNTSLRVTVVDVLLSEPEPKSRAGFLKYSCEITLDPNTANTQLLLSEGNRKVTFMNEPQSCSSHPERFRDRFQVLSRESLTGRCYWEVEMRGGGAVYVAVAYKNISRAGDECGFGRNDKSWALKCFPKGYLFWYNNMETSISGPRSSRVGVYLDHRAGVLSFYSISGTMTLLHRVQTTFTQPLCVGLWIWGSGATAELCKVK from the coding sequence ATGGCAAAGAAAAGGGTTAAACTGGACCTGGAAAGCTTCTCTTGTTCGATCTGTCTGGATGTACTGAAGGagccggtgactattccctgtggacacagctactgcatgaaCTGTATTAAAACCCACTGGAatggagaggatcagaagggaatccacagctgccctcaatGCATGAAAACTTTCACACCAAGACCTATTCTGGAGAAAAGCACCATGTTAGTGGACtttgtggagcagctgaagaagactggactccaagctgctcctgctgatcactgctatgctggagctgaagatgtggcctgtgatttctgctctggaagaaaactgaaagccatcaagtcctgtttatcctgtctggcctcttactgtaagaatcaccttcagcctcattatgatgtggCTCCATTCAAGAAACACAAGCTAGTCGAGCCCTCCAAGAacctccaggagaacatctgctctgttcacgatgaggtgatgaagatgttctgccgtactgatcagaagtccatctgttatctctgccctgtggatgaacataaaggccacgacacagtgtcagctgcagcagaaaggactgagaggcagagagagctggaggggagtcggcagcagatccagcagagaatccaggacagagagaaagatgtgaagctgcttcagcagcagctggaggccatccatcagtctgctgataaaacagtggaGGACAGTGAGAAGATCTTCActgagctgatccgtctcctccagaaaagaagctctgatgtgaagcagcagatcagatcccagcaggaagctgaagggagtcgagtcaaagtgcttcagaagaagctggagcaggagatcactgagctgaagaggaaagatgctgagctgaagcagctctcacacacagaggatcacagccagtttctgctcAACTACCCCTCAGTGTCAGCACTCAGGGGGTCTACACACTCACCCAGCATcaagatccgtcctctgaggcactttgaggatgtgacagcagctgtgtcagagctcagagataaactacaggacatcctgagagacgAATGGAAAAACACCTCACTGAGAGTCACTgttgtggatgttttactgtcagaaccagaaccaaagagcagagctggattcttaaaatattcatgtgaaatcacactggatccaaatacagcaaacacacagctgttgctgtcagaggggaacagaaaagtgacatttaTGAATGAACCTCAGTCTTGTTCTAGTCATCCAGAGAGATTCAGAGATCGgtttcaggtcctgagcagagagagtctgactggacgttgttactgggaggtggagatgagagggggaggagcagtatatgtagcagtcgcatacaagaacatcagcagagcaggggaTGAATGTGGATTTGGTcgtaatgacaaatcttgggctTTAAAATGTTTCCCAAAAGGTTATTTATTTTGGTACAACAATATGGAAACCTCCATTTCAGGTCCTCGGtcctccagagtgggagtgtacctggatcacagagcaggtgttctgtccttctacagcatctctggaaccatgactctcctccacagagtccagaccacattcactcagccgctctgtgTTGGACTTTGGATTTGGGGCTCTGGAGCCACAGCTGAGTtgtgtaaagtgaaataa
- the LOC142398840 gene encoding E3 ubiquitin/ISG15 ligase TRIM25-like, which yields MAKKRVKLDLENYSCSICLDVLKEPVTIPCGHSYCMNCIKTHWDGEDQKGIHSCPQCMKTFTPRPILEKSTMLADIVEQLKKTGLQAAPADHCYAGAEDVACDFCSGRKLKAIKSCLSCLASYCKKHLQPHYDVAPFKKHKLVEPSKKLQENICSVHDEVMKMFCRTDQKSICYLCPVDEHKGHDTVSAAAERTERQRELEGSRQQIQQRIQDAEKDVKLLQQEVEAIDQSADKTVEDSQKIFTELIRLLQKRSSDVKQQIRSQQEAEGSRVKELQEKLDQEITELKRKDAELKQLSHTEDHSQFLLNYPSVSALRGSTHSPSIKIRPLRHFEDVTAAVSELRDKLQDILREEWKNTSLRVTDVDVLLSQPEPELEPEPEPEPEPEPEPEPEPESRAYFLKYSCKITLDPNTTNTRLLLSEGNRKVTFMNQPQSYSSHPERFRDRFQVLSRESLTGRCYWELERRGRGAVYVAVAYKNISRAGDECVFGRNDKSWALKCFQKGYLFWYNNMETYISGPQSSRVGVYLDHRAGILSFYSVSGTMTLLHRVQTTFTQPLYPGVWIWGSGATAEFV from the coding sequence ATGGCAAAGAAAAGGGTTAAACTGGACCTGGAAAACTACTCTTGTTCGATCTGTCTGGATGTACTGAAGGagccggtgactattccctgtggacacagctactgcatgaactgtattaaaacccactgggatggagaggatcagaagggaatccacagctgccctcaatGCATGAAAACTTTCACACCAAGACCTATTCTGGAGAAaagcaccatgttagctgatatagtggagcagctgaagaagactggactccaagctgctcctgctgatcactgctatgctggagctgaagatgtggcctgtgatttctgctctgggagaaaactgaaagccatcaagtcctgtttatcctgtctggcctcttactgtaagaaacaccttcagcctcattatgatgtggctccattcaagaaacacaagctggtggagccctccaagaagctccaggagaacatctgctctgttcacgatgaggtgatgaagatgttctgccgtaccGATCAGAAGtccatctgttatctctgccctgtggatgaacataaaggccacgacacagtgtcagctgcagcagaaaggactgagaggcagagagagctggaggggagtcggcagcagatccagcagagaatccaggacgcagagaaagatgtgaagctgcttcagcaggaggtggaggccatcgatcagtctgctgataaaacagtggaggacagccagaagatcttcactgagctgatccgtctcctccagaaaagaagctctgatgtgaagcagcagatcagatcccagcaggaagctgaagggagtcgagtcaaagagcttcaggagaagctggatcaggagatcactgagctgaagaggaaagatgctgagctgaagcagctctcacacacagaggatcacagccagtttctgctcAACTACCCCTCAGTGTCAGCACTCAGGGGGTCTACACACTCACCCAGCATcaagatccgtcctctgaggcactttgaggatgtgacagcagctgtgtcagagctcagagataaactacaggacatcctgagagaggaatggaaaAACACCTCACTGAGAGTCACTgatgtggatgttttactgtcacaaccagaaccagaactagaaccagaaccagaaccagaaccagaaccagaaccagaaccagaaccagaaccagagagcagAGCTTACTTCTTAAAATATTCTTGtaaaatcacactggatccaaacacaacaaacacacgTCTGTtgctgtcagaggggaacagaaaagtgacatttaTGAATCAACCTCAGTCTTATTCTAGTCATCCAGAGAGATTCAGAGATCGGTTTCAGGTCCTGAgtagagagagtctgactggacgttgttactgggagttggagaggagagggagaggagcagtttatgtagcagtcgcatacaagaataTCAGCAGAGCAGGGGATGAATGTGTATTTGGTcgtaatgacaaatcttgggctTTAAAATGTTTCCAAAAAGGTTATTTATTTTGGTACAACAACATGGAAACCTACATCTCAGGTCCCCAGtcctccagagtgggagtgtacctggatcacagagcaggtattctgtccttctacagcgtctctggaaccatgactctcctccacagagtccagaccacattcactcagcctcTCTATCCGGGAGTTTGGATTTGGGGCTCTGGAGCCACAGCTgagtttgtgtaa
- the LOC142398199 gene encoding tripartite motif-containing protein 16-like, protein MAKKRVKLDLESFSCSICLDVLKEPVTIPCGHSYCMNCIKTHWNGEDQKGIHSCPQCMKTFTPRPILEKSTMLADLVEQLKKTGLQAAPADHCYAGAEDVACDFCSGRKLKAIKSCLSCLASYCKKHLQPHYDVAPLRKHKLVEPSKKLQENICSVHDEVMKMFCRTDQKSICYLCPVDEHKGHDTVSAAVERTERQRELEGSRQQIQQRIQDAEKDVKLLQQEVEAIHQSADKTVEDSEKIFTELIRLLQKRSSDVKQQIRSQQEAEGSRVKELQKKLEQEITELKRKDAELQQLSHTEDHSQFLLNYPSVSALRGSTHSPSIKIRPLRHFEDVTAAVSELRDKLQDILREEWKNITLRVTVVDVLLLEPEPKSRADLLKYSSVITLDPNTANTCLLLSEGNRKVTLMTQPQSYSDHPDRFTKWFQVLSRESLTGRCYWEVEMRGGGAVYVAVSYKNISRAGSRCRFGLNDKSWALYCYQNGYEFWYNRMKTSISGPRSSRVGVYLDHRAGVLSFYSVSGTMTLLHRVQTTFTQPLCAGLWILGSGATAELC, encoded by the exons ATGGCAAAGAAAAGGGTTAAACTGGACCTGGAAAGCTTCTCTTGTTCGATCTGTCTGGATGTGCTGAAGGagccggtgactattccctgtggacacagctactgcatgaaCTGTATTAAAACTCACTGGAatggagaggatcagaagggaatccacagctgccctcaatGCATGAAAACTTTCACACCAAGACCTATTCTGGAGAAaagcaccatgttagctgatttagtggagcagctgaagaagactggactccaagctgctcctgctgatcactgctatgctggagctgaagatgtggcctgtgatttctgctctgggagaaaactgaaagccatcaagtcctgtttatcctgtctggcctcttactgtaagaaacaccttcagcctcattatgatgtggctccattaaggaaacacaagctggtggagccctccaagaagctccaggagaacatctgctctgttcacgatgaggtgatgaagatgttttGCCGTACCGATCAGAAGtccatctgttatctctgccctgtggatgaacataaaggccacgacacagtgtcagctgcagtagaaaggactgagaggcagagagagctggaggggagtcggcagcagatccagcagagaatccaggacgcagagaaagatgtgaagctgcttcagcaggaggtggaggccatccatcagtctgctgataaaacagtggaGGACAGTGAGAAGATCTTCActgagctgatccgtctcctccagaaaagaagctctgatgtgaagcagcagatcagatcccagcaggaagctgaagggagtcgagtcaaagagcttcagaagaagctggagcaggagatcactgagctgaagaggaaagatgctgagctgcagcagctctcacacacagaggatcacagccagtttctgctcAACTACCCCTCAGTGTCAGCACTCAGGGGGTCTACACACTCACCCAGCATcaagatccgtcctctgaggcactttgaggatgtgacagcagctgtgtcagagctcagagataagctacaggacatcctgagagaggaatggaaaAACATCACACTGAGAGTCACTgttgtggatgttttactgttagaacc AGAACCAAAGAGCAGAGCTGACTTGTTAAAATATTCATCTgtaatcacactggatccaaacacagcaaacacatgtctgttactgtcagaggggaacagaaaagtgacattaatgacacaacctcagtcttattctgatcatccagacagattcactaaatggtttcaggtcctgagcagagagagtctgactggacgttgttactgggaggtggagatgagagggGGAGGAGCAGTTTATGTAGCAGTctcatacaagaacatcagcagagcaggaagtAGATGTAGATTTGGActtaatgacaaatcttgggcattaTATTGTTACCAAAACGGTTATGAATTTTGGTACAACAGAATgaaaacctccatctcaggtcctcggTCCTCCAGAGtcggagtgtacctggatcacagagcaggtgttctgtccttctacagcgtctctggaaccatgactctcctccacagagtccagaccacattcactcagccgctctgtgcTGGACTTTGGATTTTGGGCTCTGGAGCCACAGCTGAGTTGTGTTAA